A genomic region of Fodinisporobacter ferrooxydans contains the following coding sequences:
- the trpD gene encoding anthranilate phosphoribosyltransferase, with amino-acid sequence MFSTTLRKVADGQMLLEQEAYAAMQTIMQGDATPAQIAGFLTALRLRGETVDEIVGFANAMRSFAVPFASPYQTFIDTCGTGGDGADTFNISTAAAFVVAAAGVPVAKHGNRAVSSKSGSADVLQQLGVEIQLSQEEAQTCFREVGVCFMFAPLYHPAMKHAVGPRKELGFRTVFNVLGPLTNPAMAPRQVLGVYNENLVAKIAQVMARLGTEHALIVHGAGGLDELSVCGSTTVAEVKDGSILEYSITPEQLGMDTYPLSDIRGGDALYNAQMIREVLAGKRSDGARGIVALNAAASLYVGGLADSLRAGVKIAEEMIDSGKAYDKLQQLSEFTQELTGLRMEHQKEIAQ; translated from the coding sequence ATGTTTTCCACAACCTTACGAAAAGTGGCAGACGGACAAATGTTATTGGAGCAAGAAGCATATGCTGCCATGCAGACGATTATGCAAGGGGATGCTACACCGGCACAGATCGCCGGCTTTCTGACAGCGCTGCGGCTGCGCGGCGAAACAGTGGATGAAATCGTCGGATTTGCCAATGCGATGCGCTCCTTCGCCGTACCGTTTGCAAGTCCCTATCAAACGTTTATCGATACGTGCGGTACAGGCGGGGACGGTGCGGATACGTTCAATATTTCTACAGCAGCGGCATTTGTTGTGGCTGCTGCGGGAGTTCCGGTGGCAAAACACGGAAACCGGGCGGTTTCCAGCAAAAGCGGCAGTGCCGACGTATTGCAGCAGCTGGGCGTGGAAATACAGCTCAGTCAGGAAGAAGCTCAGACCTGCTTCCGGGAAGTCGGCGTTTGTTTCATGTTTGCACCTCTGTATCATCCGGCGATGAAACATGCAGTCGGACCGCGAAAAGAGTTGGGCTTTCGTACCGTGTTTAACGTTTTGGGGCCTTTGACAAATCCAGCGATGGCGCCACGCCAGGTTTTAGGCGTATACAATGAAAATTTGGTGGCCAAAATTGCCCAGGTCATGGCTCGATTGGGAACGGAACATGCCTTGATCGTCCATGGAGCCGGCGGACTTGATGAACTGTCTGTATGTGGATCTACGACTGTTGCGGAAGTCAAGGATGGTTCGATTTTAGAATATTCGATAACACCGGAGCAATTGGGGATGGATACGTATCCTTTATCCGATATCCGCGGCGGTGATGCACTGTATAATGCACAAATGATTCGTGAAGTCCTGGCGGGAAAGCGCTCGGATGGAGCACGCGGGATTGTCGCATTGAATGCGGCTGCCAGTTTGTATGTTGGGGGCTTAGCCGACAGCTTGCGGGCAGGAGTCAAAATAGCGGAAGAAATGATCGATTCCGGGAAAGCATATGATAAATTGCAGCAATTGTCGGAATTCACTCAAGAATTAACCGGTTTGCGCATGGAACATCAGAAGGAGATAGCACAATGA
- the trpB gene encoding tryptophan synthase subunit beta produces the protein MTYPDRYGRFGKFGGKYVPETLMNALDQLEKDYYAYSKHPEFQEELKELLQSYSGRPTPLYYAKRLSEQLQGAQIYLKREDLNHTGAHKINNTLGQGLLAKYTGKKRVIAETGAGQHGVATATVSALLGLDCTVFMGEEDMARQELNVFRMRMLGAEVVPASSGTRTLKDATNEALRHWVEHVEDTFYIIGSVVGPHPYPMMVRNFQRVIGDETKRQSLDLFGSLPDVVVACVGGGSNAIGMFYPFIEDTDVRLIGVEAAGEGVETDRHAATLTKGNPGIIHGAMTYLLQDRYGQVTPAHSISAGLDYPGIGPEHSYLFDSKRAQYVPITDQEAVDAFQLLTQTEGIIPALESAHAVAHAVKIAPTLPSDSRLVICLSGRGDKDVHSIAQYLEGAQ, from the coding sequence ATGACATATCCGGATCGATATGGTCGGTTTGGCAAATTTGGCGGCAAATATGTGCCGGAAACGTTGATGAACGCGTTGGATCAGTTGGAAAAGGACTATTATGCCTATTCCAAACATCCTGAATTTCAGGAAGAATTGAAAGAGCTTTTGCAATCCTATTCCGGCCGACCGACACCGCTGTATTATGCAAAACGTCTCAGCGAGCAGTTGCAGGGTGCCCAAATTTACTTGAAACGCGAGGATTTAAACCATACAGGCGCGCACAAAATCAACAATACGTTGGGACAAGGGCTGCTGGCCAAGTATACAGGAAAAAAACGGGTAATCGCAGAAACAGGCGCCGGCCAACATGGCGTGGCAACTGCCACCGTTTCCGCGTTGTTGGGCCTTGACTGCACAGTGTTCATGGGTGAAGAAGACATGGCGCGGCAAGAGTTGAACGTATTTCGCATGCGCATGTTAGGCGCGGAAGTGGTTCCGGCGAGCAGCGGCACGCGGACGCTCAAGGATGCGACCAATGAGGCGCTGCGCCATTGGGTCGAGCATGTGGAAGATACGTTTTACATTATCGGGTCTGTCGTAGGACCGCATCCCTATCCGATGATGGTGCGCAACTTCCAGCGGGTCATCGGCGACGAAACGAAACGGCAGTCCCTTGATTTGTTCGGCAGTCTGCCTGACGTTGTAGTCGCATGCGTCGGCGGCGGCAGCAATGCAATCGGAATGTTCTATCCGTTTATTGAAGATACAGACGTACGACTGATTGGTGTGGAAGCTGCCGGTGAAGGCGTGGAGACAGACCGGCATGCGGCGACTTTGACAAAAGGCAACCCGGGGATTATTCATGGCGCCATGACGTATCTTTTGCAAGACCGCTATGGACAAGTCACACCGGCCCATTCCATCTCGGCCGGATTGGATTATCCCGGCATCGGTCCGGAACATTCCTATTTATTTGACAGCAAGCGGGCGCAGTATGTCCCGATTACCGACCAGGAAGCGGTCGATGCGTTTCAATTGCTGACGCAGACAGAAGGCATTATCCCGGCATTAGAGAGCGCACATGCGGTTGCGCACGCCGTCAAAATCGCCCCGACATTGCCCAGTGACAGCCGTTTGGTCATCTGTTTGTCCGGTCGCGGCGACAAAGACGTGCATAGCATTGCACAGTATTTGGAGGGAGCGCAATGA
- a CDS encoding M42 family metallopeptidase produces the protein MLLRQLTEAFGPSGCEDEVRQLIAVAAKPYAKTMYTDVLGSLYVEMHSAAIGPKVMLCAHMDEVGLMIVHIEDNGLLKFRPVGGIDPRILVSKVVTVGPNRIPGVIGAKAIHLQTPDERKKPLPIDQLYIDIGAKHKEEAEKHVHIGDYAVFATMFKELEEGRFCAKAFDDRVGCSVLLEVMKRCPDIPVTFAFTVQEEIGLRGAGPAAYRIQPDIALVIEGTICFDVIGAPPHGQATILGAGPAISVMDNASMANRSFLRFMKKTAETYQIPHQMRRATGGGNDAGAIHLAREGILTGSLSVPTRYIHAPAQIICREDVEHTVELTAKILDELAKGGNP, from the coding sequence ATGTTACTTAGACAGTTGACGGAAGCATTCGGTCCGTCCGGTTGTGAAGATGAAGTGCGGCAGTTGATCGCAGTCGCGGCAAAGCCGTATGCGAAAACCATGTATACAGATGTTTTGGGAAGCTTGTATGTGGAGATGCATTCTGCTGCGATAGGACCAAAAGTCATGCTTTGCGCACATATGGATGAAGTCGGGCTGATGATTGTCCATATTGAGGACAATGGCCTGTTGAAATTCCGGCCTGTAGGCGGAATCGATCCGCGCATACTCGTTTCCAAGGTTGTGACCGTCGGACCGAATCGGATTCCCGGTGTGATCGGCGCAAAGGCGATCCATTTGCAAACGCCGGACGAGCGAAAAAAGCCGCTGCCGATCGATCAACTGTATATCGATATTGGTGCCAAACACAAAGAAGAAGCGGAAAAGCATGTACATATCGGCGATTATGCGGTGTTTGCGACAATGTTTAAAGAGCTGGAAGAAGGCAGGTTCTGTGCCAAGGCATTTGATGATCGCGTCGGCTGCAGCGTATTGCTGGAAGTCATGAAGCGCTGCCCGGACATTCCCGTGACATTTGCGTTTACGGTACAGGAAGAGATCGGACTGAGAGGAGCGGGGCCTGCCGCCTACCGCATTCAACCGGACATCGCGCTAGTGATTGAAGGGACGATTTGTTTCGATGTCATAGGCGCGCCACCGCATGGACAAGCGACAATTCTTGGCGCAGGGCCGGCAATATCAGTTATGGACAATGCGTCAATGGCAAACCGATCGTTTTTGCGTTTTATGAAGAAAACGGCGGAAACCTATCAAATTCCGCATCAAATGCGCAGGGCGACCGGCGGCGGAAACGACGCAGGCGCGATTCATTTGGCGCGGGAAGGGATTTTGACAGGATCCTTATCCGTTCCGACACGTTATATACATGCGCCTGCCCAGATCATCTGCCGGGAAGATGTTGAACATACGGTGGAGTTGACGGCAAAGATACTGGATGAACTTGCGAAGGGGGGCAATCCATGA
- a CDS encoding M42 family peptidase, producing MCKDYKQVLRELIETASPSGHEGNIAKRIMAELQRFTSDVRQDALGNVIACIRGSSSSEDMRKPKVLLAAHMDEIGLMVSKIETGGFLRVTQLGGFDPRTLLGQEVVVHGKRQFSGVIGSKPPHLSAQKEREQAILLTDVFIDLGVSEALVRECVAIGDLVTIARQAVPLLGDRMAGKSLDNRSSIVAVLECLQELQRLQVQADVYAVATVQEEVTMVGAFAGTFGIRPDLGIAVDVCHAAMPGVAKDLTAELHGGPAIAFGPNIHGKVFRRLIDTAQKQRIPFQIRTTQGPTPTDARAIQITAEGHATGLVSIPLRYMHTSVEVIDYRDVQLAGVLLASFIASCDKAFVEGLTCYLDS from the coding sequence GTGTGCAAAGATTACAAACAGGTTCTGCGGGAACTCATCGAGACAGCAAGTCCAAGCGGCCATGAAGGGAATATTGCAAAACGGATCATGGCGGAATTGCAGCGATTTACTTCCGATGTTCGACAAGATGCTTTGGGAAATGTCATCGCTTGTATCCGCGGATCTTCCTCATCCGAAGACATGCGCAAACCAAAAGTTCTGCTGGCGGCGCATATGGATGAGATCGGCTTGATGGTATCAAAAATCGAAACAGGCGGATTTCTGCGCGTGACGCAATTGGGTGGTTTCGATCCCCGGACATTGCTCGGGCAGGAAGTGGTCGTACATGGCAAACGGCAATTTTCGGGGGTGATCGGATCCAAACCTCCTCATTTGAGTGCACAGAAGGAACGGGAGCAAGCCATTTTGTTGACCGACGTATTTATTGACCTCGGCGTATCGGAAGCCCTTGTCCGGGAGTGTGTGGCGATCGGGGACCTTGTGACGATTGCAAGGCAAGCGGTTCCCCTTTTGGGTGATCGAATGGCCGGCAAATCACTCGATAATCGGTCGAGTATCGTTGCTGTTCTGGAATGTCTGCAGGAATTGCAGCGCTTGCAGGTACAGGCGGATGTGTATGCGGTTGCGACTGTGCAAGAGGAAGTGACGATGGTTGGAGCGTTTGCCGGTACGTTTGGCATTCGGCCGGATCTTGGCATTGCCGTTGATGTTTGCCATGCTGCCATGCCGGGTGTGGCCAAGGATTTGACGGCGGAGCTGCATGGCGGGCCAGCCATTGCCTTTGGTCCCAATATTCATGGCAAAGTCTTTCGCCGCTTGATCGATACGGCGCAAAAGCAAAGGATTCCCTTTCAAATCCGTACGACACAGGGGCCGACACCGACCGATGCAAGAGCGATTCAAATTACGGCAGAAGGCCACGCGACAGGACTTGTTTCGATTCCTTTGCGCTATATGCACACATCTGTGGAAGTGATCGACTATCGGGATGTACAATTGGCAGGAGTCTTGCTGGCATCCTTTATTGCAAGTTGTGACAAGGCGTTTGTGGAGGGACTCACATGTTACTTAGACAGTTGA
- the aroB gene encoding 3-dehydroquinate synthase produces MNGIHELRVQASSGSYVIRIGNGLPETIDKTLEEFGWSKKTPTMVITDDTVAALPWFQQLRSTLEMSCTRMIAAAIPAGEQSKSLEEAARFYDLAYTAGFDRDTWILAIGGGVVGDLAGFVAATYMRGVSFVQIPTTLLAHDSSIGGKVAVNHPKGKNIIGAFHQPRAVLYDVSTLQTLPEREFRSGLAEAVKHALIADVSLWQWLAEHHAGIRERNLDVLAELLYRSCKVKAGIVERDEKETNERALLNFGHTFGHAFETLLGYGTLTHGEAVSIGMVAALALGALLNEHSQSLKEEVENVLTSLSLPVRLPIPIDANEAIELMRKDKKARAEQLTFILLQEIGKAAIRIGVPIDSAKVALQAVAKER; encoded by the coding sequence ATGAACGGGATTCACGAATTGCGCGTACAAGCATCCAGCGGCTCTTATGTCATTCGCATCGGAAATGGTTTGCCTGAGACAATCGACAAAACGTTGGAAGAGTTTGGATGGTCGAAAAAGACTCCGACAATGGTGATCACAGATGATACGGTAGCAGCATTGCCTTGGTTTCAACAATTGCGGTCCACTTTGGAAATGTCCTGTACAAGGATGATTGCGGCTGCGATTCCGGCCGGGGAACAATCCAAGTCCCTGGAAGAAGCGGCACGATTTTATGATCTTGCATATACAGCCGGATTCGATCGGGATACTTGGATACTGGCGATCGGCGGCGGTGTTGTCGGCGATTTGGCTGGATTTGTCGCTGCCACGTATATGCGTGGCGTCTCCTTTGTCCAGATCCCTACCACATTGCTTGCACATGACAGCAGCATCGGCGGCAAGGTAGCCGTCAATCATCCGAAAGGGAAAAATATTATCGGCGCTTTCCATCAGCCAAGAGCGGTACTGTACGATGTTTCGACTTTGCAAACACTGCCGGAGCGGGAGTTTAGGTCCGGGCTTGCAGAAGCTGTCAAGCATGCGCTGATCGCGGATGTTTCCCTGTGGCAATGGTTGGCCGAGCATCATGCAGGAATTCGGGAACGCAACCTTGACGTTTTGGCCGAACTGTTGTATCGGTCTTGCAAAGTAAAAGCCGGAATCGTGGAACGGGACGAAAAAGAAACAAATGAGCGGGCGTTGTTGAATTTTGGCCACACCTTCGGCCATGCCTTTGAAACTCTCTTAGGATATGGTACGTTGACACATGGGGAAGCCGTCTCCATTGGCATGGTTGCGGCGCTTGCATTGGGGGCATTGCTTAACGAACACTCCCAAAGCTTGAAGGAAGAAGTGGAGAACGTTCTGACATCTCTTTCCTTGCCTGTGCGGTTGCCGATTCCGATCGACGCGAATGAAGCGATCGAACTGATGAGAAAAGACAAAAAGGCAAGAGCCGAACAATTGACGTTCATCCTGTTGCAAGAAATCGGGAAAGCTGCCATTCGCATCGGAGTACCGATCGATTCTGCCAAAGTCGCACTACAAGCTGTTGCAAAGGAGAGGTAG
- the trpA gene encoding tryptophan synthase subunit alpha, whose amino-acid sequence MSRIAQQINQEFEHGNRALIPFITAGDPDCGTTVQLIRELAEAGADVIELGIPYSDPLADGPVIQEASLRSLQNGFELPQAFEIVSNVRKSGIEIPIILFTYANPVIQYGMESFVRQAANVGANGLIIPDLPMEESAELLAIADAHEIDLIPLVAPTSRERVAAICKNARGFVYCVSSLGVTGERAKFASNLDVFLHTVRDHAQVPVAVGFGVSTPEQANMLADRADAIIIGSAIVRRIGELGKALDAGDHGKAFELRQELLSFVRSCKQAIEGAI is encoded by the coding sequence ATGAGCCGAATTGCACAACAAATTAACCAGGAATTCGAACATGGCAACCGTGCACTGATACCATTTATCACTGCCGGCGATCCGGATTGCGGCACGACGGTTCAACTCATTCGGGAGTTGGCAGAGGCGGGTGCGGATGTGATCGAGCTGGGGATTCCTTATTCCGATCCGCTGGCAGATGGACCTGTCATTCAGGAGGCTTCCTTGCGGTCTTTACAAAACGGATTCGAATTGCCGCAAGCGTTTGAAATCGTAAGCAATGTCCGGAAATCCGGAATTGAAATACCGATTATTTTGTTTACGTATGCCAATCCGGTCATTCAATATGGCATGGAATCCTTTGTCCGGCAGGCGGCGAACGTAGGCGCCAACGGACTGATCATCCCGGATTTGCCGATGGAAGAAAGCGCCGAATTGCTGGCGATTGCCGATGCGCATGAGATTGATCTGATTCCATTGGTAGCGCCGACGAGCAGAGAGCGGGTAGCTGCGATTTGTAAAAACGCCCGTGGATTTGTCTATTGTGTATCTTCTTTGGGCGTTACGGGAGAGCGAGCAAAATTTGCAAGCAATTTGGATGTGTTCCTGCATACAGTCAGAGATCATGCGCAAGTCCCTGTAGCTGTCGGATTTGGCGTTTCCACACCGGAGCAAGCAAACATGCTCGCCGATCGGGCAGATGCGATTATTATCGGCAGTGCAATCGTGCGCCGGATCGGAGAATTGGGCAAAGCGTTAGACGCAGGCGATCACGGCAAAGCATTCGAACTGCGCCAGGAACTGCTCTCCTTTGTTCGATCATGCAAACAAGCGATCGAAGGTGCGATATGA
- the trpC gene encoding indole-3-glycerol phosphate synthase TrpC translates to MILDRIVTTKREEVRQLRQTTSVQELLQRAQAQKPPLSLSDAFAKAHVSGEVAVIAEIKKASPSKGLIREDFQPLDIARTYQENGAAMISILTDVSYFQGSLAYLSEVRKVVDLPLLRKDFVIDEMQVIEARAHGADVVLLIMACLDDAQYAHLYNVAEELGMAVLVEVHTRQELERAMQIHPKVIGVNNRDLHTFQVDRTTTFHISKDVPDDVWLVSESGIESRRHIQEVQRYGADAVLVGESLMRSPDIGLALQRLRGAAE, encoded by the coding sequence ATGATTTTGGATCGGATTGTAACGACGAAACGGGAAGAAGTGCGTCAATTGCGGCAAACGACAAGCGTTCAGGAACTGTTGCAAAGAGCGCAGGCACAAAAGCCTCCATTGTCGCTCTCTGACGCATTTGCAAAGGCACATGTGTCAGGAGAAGTTGCCGTCATTGCCGAAATCAAAAAAGCGTCCCCTTCCAAAGGATTGATTCGGGAAGATTTTCAGCCGCTGGATATTGCAAGAACCTATCAGGAAAATGGTGCAGCCATGATTTCCATACTCACAGATGTTTCCTATTTTCAAGGATCTCTTGCTTATCTTTCGGAAGTTCGAAAAGTCGTCGATCTGCCTTTGCTGCGAAAAGACTTCGTCATCGATGAAATGCAGGTGATCGAAGCACGGGCTCATGGGGCTGATGTGGTTTTGCTGATTATGGCTTGTCTCGACGATGCGCAATATGCACATCTGTACAATGTTGCAGAAGAATTGGGCATGGCCGTTTTAGTTGAAGTGCATACACGGCAGGAGTTGGAACGGGCGATGCAGATCCATCCCAAAGTCATCGGTGTCAACAATCGGGATTTGCACACATTTCAAGTCGACCGAACAACGACATTCCATATTTCAAAGGATGTACCGGATGACGTTTGGCTGGTAAGTGAAAGCGGGATTGAATCCCGCCGGCATATACAAGAGGTACAACGATATGGAGCGGATGCTGTGCTAGTAGGGGAATCGTTGATGCGTTCTCCTGACATCGGTCTGGCATTGCAAAGATTGCGGGGGGCTGCCGAGTGA
- the aroH gene encoding chorismate mutase, which yields MVRGIRGATTVEQNEEAEILHATRELFDSIIEENGVLADDIASVLITVTTDLTAAFPAKAIRTKPGWEYVPVMCTMEIPVPGGLANCIRLLVHANTEKTQREIVHVFQKEAQRLRPDLAHVRK from the coding sequence ATGGTACGAGGTATTCGGGGAGCCACAACGGTTGAACAGAATGAAGAAGCGGAAATTCTTCATGCAACTCGCGAATTGTTTGACAGCATAATCGAGGAAAATGGGGTTTTGGCTGACGATATTGCGTCTGTCCTGATTACGGTCACAACTGATCTGACGGCAGCTTTTCCCGCCAAAGCCATCCGCACGAAACCCGGTTGGGAGTACGTGCCTGTCATGTGCACAATGGAGATTCCGGTTCCTGGGGGACTTGCCAACTGCATTCGTCTGCTTGTGCACGCAAATACAGAAAAAACGCAAAGGGAAATTGTGCATGTGTTTCAAAAAGAAGCACAGCGTTTGCGGCCGGATCTGGCACATGTGCGGAAATAA
- a CDS encoding M42 family metallopeptidase gives MMIELIKRLSEAYGPAGAEDQIREILQQALATVDCEIHTDALGNLIVQKPGTDPSAKPVVITVNMDEAGLMVIDVDEQGFLRVGPVGSSNPHKWIGQRVMFSDGAIGVVAGDSLKDEKERTFAHLHIDIGISGNRAANGEIPQPIPSPSIGDVAVLHLPWMSLQNQVWIGKALDNRAGCAAVLHVLQTLPTLAFPVCAVFSAQHRVGTRGIKPALYSLDPRVGMGVGCVSANDAPGVKCATVALGQGPAIVVMERNLIVNKELRMHMATLADAQSIPYQWAIAHERVSDAGTMAATRTGVPAGGISIPVRHHETGSEMMHQADFAHAVQLLKAWLLSL, from the coding sequence ATGATGATAGAACTCATAAAACGTCTCTCGGAAGCGTATGGTCCTGCAGGAGCGGAAGATCAGATCCGGGAAATCTTGCAACAGGCTTTGGCAACTGTGGATTGTGAGATCCATACGGATGCCCTTGGAAATCTGATTGTCCAAAAACCGGGGACAGATCCATCCGCAAAGCCGGTTGTAATCACGGTAAATATGGACGAAGCCGGGCTGATGGTCATCGATGTGGACGAACAGGGCTTTTTGCGTGTCGGCCCGGTAGGATCGTCAAACCCGCACAAGTGGATCGGGCAACGGGTGATGTTCTCAGATGGCGCGATTGGAGTCGTTGCCGGGGATTCCTTGAAAGATGAAAAGGAGCGAACGTTTGCCCATTTGCATATCGACATCGGGATATCCGGAAACCGCGCAGCAAACGGCGAAATACCCCAACCGATCCCATCCCCGTCCATAGGTGATGTGGCAGTCCTTCATCTCCCGTGGATGTCTCTGCAAAATCAGGTTTGGATCGGGAAAGCACTTGACAATCGGGCAGGCTGTGCAGCCGTCCTGCATGTATTGCAGACGCTGCCGACCCTGGCATTTCCCGTTTGCGCCGTGTTTTCGGCACAACACCGAGTCGGAACGCGCGGCATCAAGCCTGCTCTGTATTCCCTTGACCCGCGCGTGGGGATGGGAGTGGGCTGTGTGAGTGCAAATGATGCGCCAGGCGTCAAATGTGCTACGGTCGCTCTTGGACAAGGTCCTGCGATTGTAGTCATGGAAAGAAACCTGATCGTCAATAAAGAACTGCGAATGCATATGGCAACACTTGCGGATGCACAATCCATCCCGTATCAGTGGGCAATTGCCCATGAGCGGGTCAGTGATGCCGGGACAATGGCCGCAACCAGAACGGGAGTGCCCGCAGGCGGCATTTCCATACCCGTTCGCCACCATGAAACGGGAAGCGAAATGATGCATCAGGCAGATTTTGCGCATGCGGTTCAACTTCTGAAAGCATGGCTTCTTTCCTTATGA
- the aroC gene encoding chorismate synthase has translation MLRYLTAGESHGPELTAIVDGVPSQFPIDQDGLNHQLYRRQQGYGRGYRMKIESDQATITSGVRFGKTLGTPITLHITNRDWKNWQEKMAVFGEPPENLAEVTKPRPGHADLAGALKYDHKDIRNVLERSSARNTATLVACGAVARQILEQFGIRVFGHVVRIGSVVADIPDMPFVTFMERAEASEVRCVDPTAEQAMIAQIEQAKNDGDTLGGTFEIIATGLPIGLGSYAQPDQRLDGRLAGALMGFQAIKGVEIGMGFEVAERPGSQVHDEIFYQEGMYQRRTNGAGGIEGGISNGQPIVIRAAMKPIPTLYKPLQSVDMNTKEPYLASIERSDTCAVPAAAVVGEAVVCWTLAQAFLEKFAGDSFGEVKRNYDSYMAYLQSR, from the coding sequence ATGCTGAGATATCTTACAGCCGGAGAATCACATGGTCCGGAATTAACAGCAATTGTGGACGGAGTGCCCAGTCAATTTCCGATTGACCAAGATGGGCTCAATCACCAACTTTATCGCAGACAGCAAGGATATGGCCGCGGCTATCGCATGAAGATCGAAAGCGATCAGGCGACGATTACGAGCGGTGTGCGTTTCGGAAAAACACTCGGTACACCGATTACTTTGCATATTACAAATCGGGACTGGAAAAATTGGCAGGAGAAGATGGCCGTATTTGGTGAACCGCCGGAGAATTTGGCAGAAGTGACAAAGCCAAGACCTGGACATGCGGATTTGGCAGGCGCCTTGAAATACGACCATAAAGACATACGCAACGTACTGGAACGCTCCAGTGCGCGCAATACGGCAACACTTGTGGCGTGCGGGGCAGTCGCTCGCCAGATTTTGGAGCAATTTGGGATACGGGTATTCGGACATGTTGTTCGAATCGGATCCGTCGTTGCCGATATCCCGGATATGCCTTTTGTCACATTCATGGAGCGCGCCGAAGCTTCGGAAGTTCGCTGTGTCGATCCGACAGCGGAGCAAGCCATGATTGCGCAGATTGAACAAGCCAAAAATGACGGGGATACCCTTGGCGGGACGTTTGAAATTATCGCTACAGGCTTGCCCATAGGTCTTGGATCCTATGCCCAGCCCGACCAGCGGTTGGATGGCCGGCTGGCAGGAGCGTTAATGGGATTTCAAGCCATAAAAGGCGTCGAGATCGGAATGGGATTTGAAGTCGCCGAGCGTCCCGGATCCCAGGTTCATGATGAGATTTTTTATCAGGAGGGCATGTATCAGAGGCGGACAAATGGCGCCGGCGGAATTGAGGGCGGCATCAGCAATGGTCAGCCGATTGTGATTCGTGCTGCCATGAAGCCCATCCCCACATTATACAAACCATTGCAAAGTGTGGATATGAATACAAAAGAACCCTATTTGGCGAGTATTGAACGTTCGGATACGTGTGCGGTGCCTGCTGCGGCTGTCGTTGGCGAAGCGGTTGTTTGCTGGACGTTGGCGCAAGCATTTCTGGAGAAATTTGCGGGTGATTCTTTTGGAGAGGTAAAGCGCAATTACGATTCGTACATGGCGTATCTGCAAAGCCGATGA
- a CDS encoding phosphoribosylanthranilate isomerase, which produces MTQVKICGLRDQTIARQLADATIQPAYVGFVFADSRRKVTMEQAQQLSRMLGSSMQKVGVFVNHSQDEIKTIAEFCQLDVLQLHGNESPEFCSALAEDLPKKIWKAFSVRSSIAVADIVAYRGSIDGMLLDTYDPKAAGGTGKPFDWSKISEYRALLPELPLIVAGGIRIQNVDELIHAYHPDLIDVSSGIEGDDGTQCFPSMISLLERVYSL; this is translated from the coding sequence GTGACGCAAGTGAAAATATGCGGCCTGCGGGATCAGACGATTGCCCGACAATTGGCAGATGCAACGATTCAACCGGCATATGTCGGTTTTGTTTTTGCAGATTCACGTCGAAAAGTGACGATGGAGCAGGCACAACAACTTTCTCGCATGCTTGGTTCATCCATGCAAAAAGTCGGAGTATTTGTGAATCATTCACAGGATGAAATCAAAACAATCGCAGAATTCTGCCAATTGGATGTTTTGCAGCTTCATGGAAATGAGTCGCCGGAATTTTGTTCTGCTTTGGCAGAGGATCTTCCAAAAAAAATATGGAAAGCATTTTCTGTGCGTTCGTCGATTGCTGTTGCAGACATTGTTGCATATCGTGGAAGCATTGACGGAATGCTGCTGGATACGTATGACCCGAAGGCGGCAGGCGGTACGGGGAAGCCTTTTGACTGGTCCAAAATCTCTGAGTACCGGGCGCTGTTGCCGGAGTTACCGCTCATCGTGGCAGGCGGGATCCGCATACAGAATGTGGACGAGCTGATTCATGCCTATCATCCCGATCTGATTGATGTTTCATCAGGAATTGAAGGGGATGACGGCACGCAATGTTTTCCATCTATGATTTCCTTACTTGAGAGGGTGTACAGTTTATGA
- a CDS encoding ACT domain-containing protein: MADRPGAIATVATLLAEKEINLRNIGIMESREDVNGQLVLQFHRLEEMEKAIELLQTMNFLVHKYDEEIG, from the coding sequence GTGGCTGACCGTCCGGGTGCGATTGCGACAGTTGCCACACTTTTGGCGGAGAAAGAAATCAACTTGCGGAATATCGGCATTATGGAAAGCCGGGAAGACGTGAACGGACAACTCGTCTTGCAGTTTCATCGGCTGGAAGAAATGGAGAAGGCAATTGAGTTGCTCCAAACAATGAACTTTCTGGTACACAAATACGATGAAGAGATCGGATGA